A segment of the Alistipes sp. ZOR0009 genome:
TAAAGAATACTTCGAATAACCACGTTAAAATCAAAATCACCCGCAGGAGTAAAATAGCCTACAGCCCCCGAATATAGCCCCCTTTTAGTCCTTTCATACTCCTCAATCAGCTGCATAGCCCGAACTTTAGGTGCTCCAGTCATGGATCCCATTGGGAAGCACTCTCTGACAACATCTACAGGCGTAAATCCATCCGCGACTTCAGATTCAACAGTCGATATCATTTGAAAAACCTGCCGAAACGGATATATGCCAAATAGTTCACTAACCACAACGCTACCATCCTTCGCAGTCCGAGAAAGATCATTTCTAACCAAATCCACAATCATAACATTTTCAGATTGCTCCTTCTTGTTATTTCTAAGTTCCTCCCTCAATGTAGCATCCTCAACCTCATCGACACCTCTTCTAATAGTTCCTTTTATTGGTTGCGAAATGATTTTATTTCCGCATTTTTTTATAAACCTTTCGGGTGAGGCTGAGATTAAATATCGGGTTCTAAACTTGTAAAAGCAGGAAAAAGGCGTGGGAGAAATAGTCGTTAAATCAACATAGGTGGTTATCGGATCGATGGTTGCATTATCGGCATAAAGTTCCTGGCAAAAATTCATCTCATAAATATCACCTCGCAAAATATGCGCCTTAACACGCATCACGGCTGCTAAATAATCATCTTTTGATAACCTACGCTTTATTTCAATCGGAAAATGTCTTTTTGATCTATAGCTGGCCTTCTTAATTTCATTAACCAAAACGCCTTCTTCAATATTAGACTTTACTACACTCCAATCACCATTCCGATCTACCTTAATAATATGCTTTGGATGAAAGAAATGAATATCAGGAAAGCCAATGCCATCAAAATTATTGGAAGAGAGGTTTTCTACAGAATTTTTCAAATCATAAGAGAGAAATCCAAAAGAGTAGCTATTATCCACAAATTTCTGAAGAGACTTAAAAGGATCACTACATCCAGAAATTTCATTTTCGGTATCTGCTGCCAACAAAAGCGAAAAATCGCCCAACTCACTTTGGGCTAAAGAGGAAGCATCCCCATTACCATCCAACAACGTAAAAACATCGAATTGGGAAGCCCAGGAAAGCAGCTGTTTTCTAGCATTCAGCATTGATTTAGAACAATCTTCCATGCCACAAATTTACACAAGAAAACTATTAGTCCCATAAGCTACTCATAAATCACCATATCTGGACGGCTAGGCTTAAAGCCTGACAAACTTAATCTATCCGCTCCAGCAATATCTAAAAATTCGTATGAGCCACCTTTGGGTATATTCGGATAAACAGCCAAACGAATGGAAAATGTTTTAAATGCTAAACGTTCATTCCTTATTCTAATACCAACTCCAACACCATAATAAAGAGGACCATCAAAAACATTATTGCTAAAATGATTCATCCAAGCAAAGTCGGTATAAGCGAAATAAGCCAACTTGAAGCCCCATACCGTATGAGGAGAATAACAAACCGTTTCAAACCGAGCGAACGCTCGCTTAGTACTCCTCACACTATCCGATGTAAAGCCTCGAATTCCGTTTGAGTTTTTAAGATAAATCCGCTCTCCGTAACCACTAAACCTATTGAAACCACCGGTATAGTCTAATCCAACAAACTGCCGAAATCTATACATACCAAGCCGTGCAAGGTTTGAATAGTAAAACAACCCTGCCTTAACTA
Coding sequences within it:
- a CDS encoding anthranilate synthase component I family protein, giving the protein MEDCSKSMLNARKQLLSWASQFDVFTLLDGNGDASSLAQSELGDFSLLLAADTENEISGCSDPFKSLQKFVDNSYSFGFLSYDLKNSVENLSSNNFDGIGFPDIHFFHPKHIIKVDRNGDWSVVKSNIEEGVLVNEIKKASYRSKRHFPIEIKRRLSKDDYLAAVMRVKAHILRGDIYEMNFCQELYADNATIDPITTYVDLTTISPTPFSCFYKFRTRYLISASPERFIKKCGNKIISQPIKGTIRRGVDEVEDATLREELRNNKKEQSENVMIVDLVRNDLSRTAKDGSVVVSELFGIYPFRQVFQMISTVESEVADGFTPVDVVRECFPMGSMTGAPKVRAMQLIEEYERTKRGLYSGAVGYFTPAGDFDFNVVIRSIL